The following are from one region of the Acipenser ruthenus chromosome 19, fAciRut3.2 maternal haplotype, whole genome shotgun sequence genome:
- the LOC117424179 gene encoding meckelin: MGKRLDSLHIIHALKVFSVCVQGWIYCEGCGLAHSGVCCLYWHSFPRQKKMLKVPPWKCLYLHSRSDSSCALTHRRNLMQRISSGRPIVLQIPELLSQFPQPVFYELFLQYSDSQGNESLWPVPVMSSPGSSQVQQRFFLVDGLTGRQDNLNSKPQYVTYASKLVLSVYQPISSPGNDSPFKMTVQCTTVDNNREPSPGSMRCHLKYEPGLKENEYFYKLLWQY; the protein is encoded by the exons gtcttcagtgtgtgtgtgcaaggaTGGATATACTGTGAAGGATGTGGGCTCGCCCATAGTGGAGTGTGCTGTTTGT ACTGGCACAGCTTCCCAAGACAAAAGAAGATGCTTAAAGTGCCTCCATGGAAATGTTTGTACTTGCACAGCAGGTCAGACTCAAG CTGTGCTCTGACACACAGAAGAAACTTGATGCAGCGTATCTCTTCGGGACGTCCTATAGTCT TACAAATTCCGGAGCTCCTCAGCCAGTTTCCCCAGCCTGTGTTTTATGAGCTGTTCCTTCAGTACAGTGATAGTCAGGGCAATGAGTCTTTGTGGCCAGTTCCAGTCATGAGCAGCCCAG GCAGCTCTCAAGTTCAGCAGAGATTCTTCTTGGTAGATGGATTGACAGGAAGACAGGATAACCTGAACAGTAAACCTCAATATGTCACCTATGCCAGCAAACTAGTCCTGAG TGTGTATCAGCCCATTAGCAGCCCTGGTAATGATTCCCCCTTCAAAATGACAGTACAGTGCACCACAGTGGACAACAACAGAGAGCCAAGCCCAG GTAGCATGCGCTGTCACCTAAAGTATGAACCAGGACTCAAAGAGAATGAATACTTTTATAA